A genomic region of Mycolicibacterium poriferae contains the following coding sequences:
- a CDS encoding S53 family peptidase, translating to MTTSARKRATGRSLAVVLVVGAVLVGVALSVRDTGSDEKLIEGPYASLLAASVDLGPAREESIEFTASLTDRSRPTALIEWARDRSLSVQWRPGDDWVVLEGAPAAVERAFAVSVRDYRGRMGQHFYASPHQPAVPEHLQGEVSEIGRILSYLPHHMSRPGHFPLDVPDRGLSPDALVTTYNADELVRSGFTGEGITIVIFAFDGFRQSDLDQFTTMFGLPQFTPEVVGGSPGEPRAELSMDLQVAHAIAPAARKVVVNARPTVEGDGGYRKIGEMLEDTDRRFPGAVWSFSIGWGCDKLITAADLAPVRSALRTAQSHGTTAFNASGDLAGMECRGGQDWSSPPSEQDVGLDSIASLPEMTSVGGTTLSTDADGEWVSEQTWFDVPLSQGTGGGVSSLFELPPWQQVAAQAVPSDRNTGMRMTPDVAAVADPFTGVRIVLDGQVVVGGGTSQSAPIWAGLTALMNQYLLANGGSLIGDINPLLYRIAEGAPRPAYRDVTLGGNAVDNAGPGYDLVTGLGTPDVDNLAENLRLAQRVQS from the coding sequence ATGACGACGAGCGCGAGAAAGCGGGCGACAGGTCGTTCCCTGGCCGTCGTGCTCGTCGTCGGGGCGGTGCTGGTGGGCGTGGCGCTGTCCGTCCGCGATACCGGCTCCGACGAGAAGCTCATCGAGGGCCCCTACGCGTCGTTGCTGGCCGCGTCGGTCGATCTCGGGCCTGCGCGCGAGGAGAGCATCGAGTTCACCGCCAGCCTGACCGACCGGTCACGACCCACGGCGCTGATCGAGTGGGCGCGCGACCGGTCGCTGTCGGTTCAGTGGCGACCCGGCGACGACTGGGTGGTGCTCGAGGGCGCGCCCGCAGCTGTCGAGCGGGCGTTCGCCGTGTCGGTCCGGGACTACCGGGGGCGGATGGGGCAGCACTTCTACGCCTCGCCGCACCAACCCGCGGTACCCGAACACCTGCAGGGTGAGGTGTCGGAGATCGGCCGGATCCTCAGCTACCTCCCGCATCACATGTCGCGCCCCGGCCACTTCCCGCTCGACGTGCCCGACCGGGGATTGTCGCCCGATGCACTGGTGACCACCTACAACGCCGACGAACTGGTCCGCTCCGGATTCACCGGTGAGGGGATCACCATCGTGATCTTCGCCTTCGACGGATTCCGGCAGTCCGACCTCGACCAGTTCACCACGATGTTCGGCTTGCCCCAGTTCACCCCGGAGGTCGTCGGTGGATCTCCCGGTGAGCCGCGGGCCGAGCTGTCGATGGATCTGCAAGTGGCCCATGCGATTGCACCCGCTGCCCGAAAAGTCGTGGTCAACGCCCGGCCGACCGTCGAGGGCGACGGCGGCTACCGCAAGATCGGTGAGATGCTCGAAGACACCGACCGCCGGTTCCCGGGTGCGGTGTGGAGCTTCTCGATCGGCTGGGGATGCGACAAACTGATCACCGCCGCTGACCTGGCGCCGGTCCGGTCCGCGTTGCGCACCGCGCAGTCGCACGGAACCACGGCCTTCAACGCCAGCGGTGATCTGGCCGGCATGGAATGCCGTGGCGGACAGGACTGGTCGTCGCCGCCGAGTGAGCAGGATGTCGGCCTCGACTCGATCGCCTCACTGCCCGAGATGACCAGCGTGGGAGGCACGACGTTGTCCACCGATGCCGACGGCGAGTGGGTGTCCGAGCAGACCTGGTTCGATGTGCCGCTTTCGCAGGGCACCGGCGGCGGCGTCTCGTCGCTGTTCGAGCTGCCGCCGTGGCAGCAGGTCGCCGCGCAAGCCGTCCCGTCCGACCGCAACACCGGTATGCGCATGACACCGGATGTCGCCGCGGTGGCCGACCCGTTCACCGGGGTGAGGATCGTTCTCGACGGCCAGGTCGTCGTCGGCGGCGGGACGTCCCAGTCGGCGCCGATCTGGGCTGGTCTGACTGCGCTGATGAACCAGTATCTGCTCGCCAACGGCGGATCCCTCATCGGGGACATCAATCCGCTGCTCTACCGAATCGCCGAGGGCGCACCGCGACCCGCCTACCGCGACGTCACGTTGGGGGGCAACGCCGTCGACAACGCCGGCCCCGGTTATGACCTCGTCACCGGACTCGGCACGCCGGACGTCGACAATCTCGCCGAGAATCTGCGGCTCGCTCAACGGGTGCAGTCCTGA
- a CDS encoding zinc ribbon domain-containing protein: MTAPGMTECPICQTDVPAGEYCGQCGVPLAEHRSGDGPHWLRARAFSAAPGQRLLSPALTSSLFPHLNPRARTVFLMGLGLLAAALVAATLLRMPAALITVASLGLPLLFVLYLRESDAFRDLPRRELALTAALGVVLGVGWALLTGAAVARSYGVPLGAGIAAERILRDGIAVPLGSMLLMLVPALVTRWSWRGEREALDGYVIGALGALTFTAAANLARLAPQFTTGMVNRVRPLDGLLVEAGVRGVAMPLTAAAVGGLIGTALWFTRPPTKVHQHRVFVRAILVVIAVVVVAIYALLGVVDVARLPQLVQLALHLTLTGIALFALRVGLHLALLHEVQDDMHADEPILCVECNHVVPDAPFCAMCGAAMRACSRRSLRDRRAERPVRLADDARAGEVTVGLLPGYSIHSGTFEANRPPTTSFRTVALALGVTIAVLAVGLVGVSGLLSEPPPRYVCPPDCGNPPMNRAVEINPRFTAADGVFSVSYPAAGAAYEVTTTDDGVTAVLQAGDGGTMQLFSRPAQGRSAEEIAVELVDETFPDTKTAYEIPNTMVGYQPGYGLAADLWPQGAMSSSSRMRIIVMVAVKNDVALIAGAVGPYRAFGPDFGSGKPSAASLQLALDMGKYVNSFSWRGDPPR; encoded by the coding sequence ATGACCGCGCCCGGCATGACCGAATGCCCGATCTGCCAGACCGACGTTCCCGCAGGCGAATACTGCGGGCAGTGTGGCGTGCCGCTGGCCGAACACCGCAGCGGGGACGGCCCGCACTGGCTGCGCGCCCGCGCTTTCAGCGCCGCACCCGGGCAGCGCCTACTTTCTCCGGCGTTGACCAGTTCGCTGTTCCCGCATCTGAATCCGCGGGCGCGCACAGTGTTCCTGATGGGCCTCGGGCTGCTGGCGGCCGCCCTGGTCGCGGCGACGTTGTTGCGGATGCCGGCTGCGCTCATCACGGTCGCCTCGCTCGGTCTCCCCCTGCTGTTCGTGCTCTACCTCCGCGAATCCGATGCGTTTCGGGATCTTCCACGCCGCGAGTTGGCGTTGACAGCAGCGTTGGGCGTCGTCCTGGGCGTCGGGTGGGCGCTGCTGACCGGGGCGGCCGTCGCTCGTTCCTACGGTGTCCCGTTGGGTGCGGGTATCGCCGCTGAGCGGATTCTGCGTGACGGGATCGCGGTGCCGCTGGGCAGCATGCTGCTCATGCTGGTTCCCGCGCTGGTGACCCGGTGGTCGTGGCGAGGTGAGCGGGAGGCCCTGGACGGCTACGTCATCGGTGCGCTCGGCGCACTGACCTTCACCGCCGCAGCCAACCTGGCCCGGTTGGCGCCGCAGTTCACCACCGGCATGGTCAACCGGGTGCGTCCGTTGGACGGTCTGCTCGTCGAAGCCGGCGTGCGCGGAGTCGCGATGCCGTTGACCGCTGCGGCGGTCGGCGGGCTCATCGGGACGGCGCTGTGGTTCACCCGTCCGCCGACGAAGGTCCACCAGCACCGTGTCTTCGTCCGCGCCATACTCGTCGTGATCGCGGTGGTGGTGGTCGCGATCTACGCGCTGTTGGGGGTCGTCGATGTCGCCCGCCTTCCGCAATTGGTTCAGCTGGCACTGCATCTGACGTTGACGGGGATTGCGTTGTTCGCGTTGCGGGTCGGTCTGCATCTGGCGCTGCTGCACGAGGTGCAGGACGACATGCACGCCGACGAGCCCATTCTGTGCGTCGAGTGCAACCACGTGGTGCCGGATGCGCCGTTCTGTGCGATGTGTGGCGCGGCGATGCGGGCCTGTTCGCGCCGGTCACTTCGGGATCGGCGCGCGGAGCGCCCGGTCCGGCTCGCCGACGATGCGCGTGCCGGCGAGGTCACGGTGGGTCTGCTGCCCGGTTACTCCATACACTCCGGCACGTTCGAGGCGAACCGGCCGCCGACCACGTCCTTTCGCACCGTTGCGCTGGCGCTCGGGGTCACCATCGCGGTGCTGGCGGTCGGGCTGGTCGGGGTCTCGGGGCTCCTCTCCGAGCCGCCCCCCAGATATGTCTGCCCGCCTGACTGCGGGAACCCTCCGATGAACCGGGCAGTGGAGATCAACCCCCGCTTCACCGCGGCCGACGGCGTTTTCTCGGTGTCCTACCCGGCTGCGGGAGCCGCATACGAGGTCACGACGACCGACGACGGCGTGACCGCGGTCCTGCAGGCCGGGGACGGCGGCACGATGCAGTTGTTCAGCCGACCCGCGCAGGGTCGCAGCGCCGAGGAGATCGCTGTGGAGCTGGTCGACGAAACGTTCCCGGACACCAAGACCGCCTACGAGATCCCGAACACGATGGTCGGCTATCAACCCGGATACGGGTTGGCCGCCGACCTCTGGCCCCAGGGTGCGATGAGCAGTTCCAGCCGCATGCGCATCATCGTGATGGTCGCCGTGAAGAACGACGTGGCGCTCATCGCGGGGGCGGTTGGGCCGTATCGCGCTTTCGGACCGGACTTCGGCTCGGGCAAGCCCTCGGCGGCCAGCCTGCAGTTGGCGCTGGACATGGGCAAGTACGTCAACAGCTTCAGCTGGCGCGGCGACCCGCCCCGGTAG
- a CDS encoding DUF5718 family protein, whose protein sequence is MIDIGLDDMRNWFGFGVAGNFAGHLEQAGEDADFVNVSSEGSAPKGIFPWYAPGTDSFLSEFPLSTDAVVLPDQTDGPLNLQIEPEVGLACQVVWDGDTVVTLRPFALGAFNDCSIRRPGAPKISHKKNWGPASKGVAPTFFEISDLTPDGPTATLRLVCYLHSDGEEHAYGVDSPLIGYSYYGEVLLDWIVERLANQKGSADTPLEDVGALMVASGHPENVLIGIGATRYTPLGESTFLKPGDRAIVRVYDTESEASSELNQLVR, encoded by the coding sequence GTGATCGATATCGGCCTGGACGACATGCGCAACTGGTTCGGCTTCGGGGTGGCGGGCAACTTCGCCGGGCACCTGGAACAGGCCGGTGAGGACGCCGACTTCGTCAACGTCAGCAGTGAGGGCAGCGCGCCCAAAGGGATCTTCCCCTGGTACGCCCCGGGCACAGACTCCTTCCTGAGCGAATTCCCGCTGTCCACCGACGCCGTGGTGCTTCCCGACCAGACCGACGGACCCCTGAACCTGCAGATCGAACCGGAGGTAGGCCTGGCCTGCCAGGTGGTGTGGGACGGCGACACCGTGGTCACGCTGCGCCCGTTCGCGCTCGGCGCATTCAACGACTGCTCGATCCGCCGGCCCGGGGCCCCCAAGATCAGCCACAAGAAGAACTGGGGTCCGGCCTCCAAGGGTGTCGCGCCCACGTTCTTCGAGATCAGCGACCTGACACCCGACGGGCCGACCGCCACCCTGCGGCTGGTCTGCTACCTGCACAGCGACGGCGAGGAGCACGCCTACGGCGTGGACAGCCCGCTGATCGGCTACTCGTACTACGGCGAGGTGCTGCTGGACTGGATCGTCGAGCGACTGGCCAACCAGAAGGGCTCGGCCGACACCCCGCTGGAAGACGTCGGTGCGCTGATGGTGGCCAGCGGTCACCCCGAGAACGTGCTGATCGGGATCGGTGCGACGCGGTACACGCCGCTCGGTGAGTCGACGTTCCTCAAGCCCGGCGACCGGGCCATCGTGCGGGTCTACGACACCGAGAGTGAAGCATCCTCCGAGCTCAACCAGTTGGTGCGCTAG
- a CDS encoding NAD-dependent epimerase/dehydratase family protein → MDADDAAAAIAGQRALVLGASGNVGACVVRHLAAAGADVRVLLRASSSTNGIDGLDIDRRYGNPFDPAAVAAAMADRDVVYYCIVDTRAELRDPAPLFATNVEGLRTVLDVAVDADLRRFVFCSTIGTVAVERGGAAVDEDTPFNWADRAGGYIQSRRQAEDLVLSYARQRALPAVVVNVSNPYGPPDWQPRQGVFVQMAALGKMSIYIRGIGSEVVGIDDAADAMVRASVRGRVGERYIVSERYMSHRELVTTAADAVGARRPRIGVPMAVIRMVAGVADAIAAVSRRDLPLSRQGAWLLEHTSPASHAKATRELGWEPQPTEHFIARAAENYLRRSRST, encoded by the coding sequence ATGGACGCCGACGACGCCGCCGCTGCGATCGCTGGACAGCGGGCGCTGGTTCTGGGAGCGAGCGGCAATGTCGGCGCCTGCGTGGTCCGGCATCTCGCGGCCGCCGGCGCCGACGTGCGGGTGCTGCTGCGGGCGTCGAGTTCGACGAACGGCATCGACGGTCTCGACATCGACCGCCGGTACGGCAACCCATTCGACCCCGCCGCGGTCGCCGCGGCGATGGCCGACCGCGACGTCGTCTACTACTGCATCGTCGACACGCGCGCCGAACTCCGTGATCCGGCTCCGCTGTTCGCCACCAACGTCGAGGGATTACGCACCGTGCTCGACGTCGCGGTCGACGCAGATCTGCGGCGCTTCGTCTTCTGCAGCACGATCGGCACCGTCGCCGTCGAGCGCGGCGGCGCCGCCGTCGACGAGGACACCCCGTTCAACTGGGCAGACCGCGCGGGCGGCTACATCCAGTCCCGCAGGCAGGCCGAAGACCTCGTGCTGTCCTACGCCAGGCAGCGCGCCCTGCCGGCGGTGGTCGTCAATGTGTCCAACCCCTACGGCCCGCCCGACTGGCAGCCGCGCCAGGGGGTGTTCGTCCAGATGGCGGCTCTGGGCAAGATGTCCATCTACATCCGCGGCATCGGCTCGGAAGTCGTCGGCATCGACGACGCGGCCGACGCCATGGTGCGCGCGAGCGTTCGGGGCCGCGTCGGCGAACGCTACATCGTCTCCGAGCGATACATGAGCCACCGCGAGCTGGTCACGACCGCGGCCGACGCGGTGGGTGCTCGGCGGCCCCGGATCGGGGTACCGATGGCGGTGATCCGGATGGTCGCCGGGGTCGCGGACGCCATCGCGGCAGTGTCGCGCCGGGATCTCCCGCTCAGCAGGCAGGGTGCTTGGCTGCTCGAGCACACCTCACCGGCCAGTCACGCCAAGGCCACCCGGGAGCTCGGCTGGGAACCGCAACCCACCGAGCACTTCATCGCCCGTGCCGCGGAGAACTACCTGCGCAGGAGCCGGTCGACCTGA
- a CDS encoding cutinase family protein has translation MSERRNAAQYPDRSSAGSVRRLLAMAGIGGAVAAALIGPGTASAQAESCPDVEVVFARGTAEPAGPGRVGQAFISNLQNSLNGQSVGVYAVNYPASYDFLQSAPQGAGDASAHVQSVAASCPDTSIVLGGYSQGAAVVDLITADPAATFGFGQPMPPAVADHVAAVAVFGNPSDKIGRPLSAISPLYGAKTVDLCNGADPVCSNGDDRAAHSLYVQTGLTDRAADFVAARISAAPGSAPMVDASDTVG, from the coding sequence ATGTCCGAGCGCCGCAACGCCGCCCAGTACCCTGACCGATCTTCTGCCGGGAGTGTCCGCCGACTGCTCGCCATGGCCGGTATCGGCGGCGCGGTTGCCGCCGCCCTGATCGGCCCCGGCACCGCGTCTGCCCAAGCGGAATCGTGCCCCGACGTCGAGGTCGTGTTCGCCCGCGGCACCGCCGAGCCCGCCGGACCGGGCCGGGTGGGTCAGGCATTCATCAGCAACCTGCAGAACAGTCTCAACGGCCAGAGCGTGGGCGTGTACGCGGTCAACTACCCGGCCTCCTACGACTTTCTACAGTCCGCCCCGCAGGGCGCCGGTGACGCCAGCGCGCACGTGCAGAGCGTCGCTGCCAGCTGCCCCGACACCAGCATCGTGCTCGGCGGCTACTCGCAGGGCGCCGCGGTGGTGGACCTGATCACCGCCGATCCCGCCGCCACGTTCGGCTTCGGCCAGCCCATGCCGCCCGCGGTGGCCGACCACGTCGCGGCGGTCGCGGTGTTCGGCAACCCCTCCGACAAGATCGGCCGGCCGTTGAGCGCGATCAGCCCGCTGTACGGCGCGAAGACGGTCGACCTGTGCAACGGGGCCGACCCCGTGTGCTCCAACGGTGACGACCGGGCGGCACACAGCCTGTATGTGCAGACCGGGCTGACCGACCGCGCCGCCGACTTCGTCGCGGCCAGGATCTCCGCGGCGCCGGGATCCGCCCCGATGGTCGACGCCTCGGACACGGTCGGCTGA
- a CDS encoding beta-glucosidase, producing the protein MTPPPTDAVLAGLSLAEKAALTSGTRFWYTESVERLQLPSVMLTDGPHGLRKQRAGGDHLGIGDSVPATCFPPAAALGSSWDVDLVERVGAALGTEAAHADVGVLLGPGLNIKRSPLCGRNFEYLSEDPLVSGVLAAALVAGIQSRGVGACPKHFAANNQEHDRMRVSADIDPRPLREIYLRGFQHVVTEAHPWAIMCSYNRINGVHAAEDPWLLTTVLRDQWCFAGLVVSDWGAVNDRVAALIAGLDLDMPGSAFADAQIIDAVAAGSLDEDVLDCSVRRVVDLVRRTGAPPAAATFDTDEHHALAREAAGRGIVLLKNDDGLLPLPTRTHIAVIGEFAQSPRYQGAGSSTIVPTRLDCALDEIRLQATGDVVFARGFTTAAEPPPGEADRLLDEAVGAAAHAEVAVVFLGLPARCESEGFDRDDLDLPVAQLRLLDAVVAVNPRTVVVLSNGGVVALPFASTVPAILEGWLLGQAGGAATADVLFGAVNPSAKLTETIPVRVHDTPAYLAYPGEFGHVRYGEGLFVGYRWYDARCLEVAFPFGHGLSYTSFDYADAVATVNSAGGLDVSVTVTNTGDVAGREIVQVYTSLPGSDVSRPPRELKAFTSVHLDTGASTRATMTIRRQDLAYWDIRVDRWVVEGGTYTVDVAASSRDVRCTVSVAVDGDDLDIPLSPMSSLAEVFAHPVAGPVVASAFAEQMTSLSGGDGLMPKVDMSRMLDSFPIGKVGMLASAAGVEVDPAMISELLDRANDPPD; encoded by the coding sequence GTGACGCCCCCACCCACCGATGCTGTGCTCGCCGGACTCAGCCTCGCCGAGAAAGCGGCTCTGACCAGCGGTACCCGGTTCTGGTACACCGAAAGCGTTGAGCGCCTGCAGCTTCCCTCCGTCATGCTCACCGACGGACCTCACGGTCTGCGAAAACAGCGCGCCGGAGGTGATCATCTCGGGATCGGCGACAGCGTCCCGGCGACGTGCTTCCCGCCCGCGGCGGCGCTGGGCTCATCGTGGGATGTGGACCTGGTCGAGCGGGTCGGCGCGGCCCTCGGAACAGAAGCCGCGCACGCGGACGTCGGTGTCCTACTCGGCCCCGGACTGAACATCAAGCGTTCTCCGTTGTGCGGACGCAACTTCGAGTACCTGTCCGAGGACCCGCTCGTCTCCGGCGTGCTGGCCGCGGCGCTGGTCGCGGGAATCCAGAGCCGGGGAGTCGGGGCCTGCCCCAAGCATTTCGCGGCCAACAACCAAGAGCACGACCGCATGCGGGTCAGCGCCGATATCGACCCGCGGCCGCTGCGCGAAATCTATCTGCGTGGGTTCCAACACGTGGTGACCGAGGCCCACCCGTGGGCGATCATGTGCTCCTACAACCGGATCAACGGTGTCCACGCCGCCGAAGACCCCTGGCTGTTGACCACCGTGCTGCGCGACCAGTGGTGCTTCGCCGGCCTGGTCGTCTCGGACTGGGGTGCGGTCAACGACCGGGTGGCGGCGCTGATCGCGGGACTGGACCTCGACATGCCCGGCTCCGCCTTCGCCGACGCGCAGATCATCGATGCGGTCGCGGCGGGATCGCTCGACGAGGACGTTCTCGACTGCTCGGTGCGCCGCGTGGTCGACCTGGTGCGACGAACCGGGGCGCCCCCGGCCGCGGCGACGTTCGACACCGATGAACATCACGCGCTGGCTCGCGAAGCCGCGGGACGCGGCATCGTGCTGCTCAAGAACGACGACGGGCTGCTTCCGCTGCCGACGCGGACGCACATCGCGGTGATCGGCGAGTTCGCCCAGTCCCCGAGGTACCAGGGTGCCGGATCGTCGACGATCGTGCCGACCCGCCTGGACTGTGCCCTCGACGAAATCCGCTTGCAGGCAACGGGTGACGTGGTGTTCGCGCGCGGCTTCACCACGGCGGCAGAGCCACCACCCGGCGAAGCCGACCGGCTTCTCGACGAAGCCGTCGGCGCGGCGGCACACGCCGAGGTCGCCGTCGTCTTCCTCGGCCTGCCGGCGCGCTGCGAATCCGAGGGCTTCGACCGAGACGACCTGGACCTGCCCGTGGCGCAGCTGCGACTGCTGGACGCGGTGGTGGCGGTCAACCCGCGAACGGTGGTGGTGCTCTCCAACGGCGGCGTGGTGGCGCTGCCCTTCGCGAGCACGGTCCCGGCCATCTTGGAGGGGTGGCTGCTCGGGCAGGCCGGCGGTGCGGCCACCGCCGACGTGTTGTTCGGTGCGGTCAACCCGTCGGCGAAGCTCACCGAAACCATCCCGGTACGCGTGCACGACACCCCGGCCTACCTCGCATATCCGGGCGAGTTCGGTCACGTCCGTTACGGGGAGGGATTGTTCGTCGGCTACCGCTGGTACGACGCGCGGTGCCTCGAGGTGGCGTTCCCCTTCGGACATGGGTTGTCCTACACCAGCTTCGATTACGCCGACGCTGTGGCGACGGTCAACTCCGCAGGCGGGCTCGACGTCTCGGTGACCGTCACCAACACCGGCGACGTGGCAGGCCGCGAGATCGTGCAGGTCTACACGAGCCTGCCCGGCAGCGATGTGAGCCGCCCGCCCCGCGAGCTGAAGGCGTTCACGTCGGTGCACCTCGACACCGGTGCTTCCACGCGGGCCACGATGACGATTCGGCGACAGGACCTGGCGTACTGGGACATTCGGGTCGATCGCTGGGTTGTCGAGGGCGGTACGTATACCGTCGACGTCGCCGCATCGAGCCGTGATGTCCGCTGCACGGTTTCCGTTGCCGTCGACGGCGACGACCTCGATATCCCGTTGTCCCCGATGTCCTCGTTGGCCGAGGTGTTCGCCCACCCCGTGGCCGGTCCGGTCGTGGCGTCAGCGTTCGCCGAACAGATGACCTCCCTCTCCGGGGGTGACGGCCTCATGCCCAAGGTGGACATGTCGCGGATGCTCGACTCGTTCCCGATCGGCAAGGTCGGCATGCTGGCCTCGGCCGCCGGCGTGGAGGTCGACCCGGCCATGATCAGCGAACTGCTCGATCGGGCCAACGATCCGCCCGACTGA
- a CDS encoding NAD-dependent epimerase/dehydratase family protein yields MRIVITGASGNVGTALLRRLAAAGSAHDLVGVVRRLPEPVGPYESVHWHSLDVAGADAADRLRPIVAGADAVVHLAWGFQPTRNTDYLSRVGVGGTAAILDAAHAESVGHLLHMSSVGTYAAGRYGCRVDESWSTSGIASSPYSRDKSAAEAVLDRYEHAHRGTGVAITRMRPGFIVQRGAASGQMRYFLPGYVPMSVITHLPVLPLDRRLCIPLVHADDVADAFARALDRGAAGAFNLAAEPPVSRDDVADALGAKAVHLPSAVLGRLVDLSWRARLQPIDRGWLDMAFSVPLLDCGRARTELGWQPRWSAAEALRDVLGGVADGAHTVSPPLRRRSPVEQLRRSVTVGAKTVRHLP; encoded by the coding sequence ATGCGCATCGTCATCACCGGCGCGTCAGGCAACGTCGGCACCGCGCTGTTGCGTCGTCTCGCTGCGGCCGGTTCCGCACACGACCTGGTTGGGGTGGTGCGCCGTCTCCCCGAACCCGTCGGACCCTACGAGTCGGTGCATTGGCACAGCCTCGACGTCGCCGGCGCGGACGCCGCCGACCGGCTGCGCCCGATTGTGGCCGGCGCCGACGCGGTCGTGCACCTGGCCTGGGGTTTTCAACCCACCCGCAACACCGACTACCTGAGCAGGGTGGGGGTCGGCGGCACGGCAGCGATTCTCGACGCGGCCCACGCAGAATCCGTCGGACACCTGCTGCACATGTCGTCGGTCGGCACCTACGCGGCCGGCCGGTACGGCTGCCGAGTGGACGAATCCTGGTCCACCTCCGGAATCGCCTCGTCGCCGTACAGCAGGGACAAGTCGGCCGCCGAGGCCGTGCTGGACCGCTACGAACACGCACACCGCGGCACCGGCGTGGCGATCACCCGGATGCGGCCGGGGTTCATCGTGCAGCGTGGCGCGGCCAGCGGCCAGATGCGGTATTTCCTCCCGGGATATGTGCCGATGTCCGTGATCACGCACCTGCCCGTACTGCCGCTGGACCGGCGGTTGTGCATCCCCCTCGTTCACGCCGACGACGTCGCCGATGCCTTCGCCAGGGCGCTCGACCGCGGTGCCGCCGGGGCGTTCAACCTGGCCGCCGAACCGCCCGTGAGTCGCGACGACGTCGCGGACGCTCTCGGCGCCAAAGCAGTTCATCTGCCGTCGGCCGTGCTGGGACGACTGGTCGACCTGAGCTGGCGCGCACGGCTGCAACCGATCGACCGAGGCTGGTTGGACATGGCGTTCAGCGTCCCGCTCCTCGACTGCGGCCGCGCCCGCACCGAACTCGGCTGGCAGCCCCGATGGTCCGCCGCTGAAGCCCTGCGCGACGTGCTCGGCGGCGTCGCCGACGGGGCCCACACGGTCAGCCCGCCGCTGCGGCGCCGATCGCCGGTCGAGCAACTGCGGCGCAGTGTGACCGTCGGCGCCAAGACGGTGCGGCACCTGCCGTAG
- a CDS encoding phage holin family protein produces the protein MTEPRSEPSVGQLVSQLSEQTSRLVRDEMRLAQKELQQSVKHAGIGAGMIGAAGLLAVLGLATLIAGAVAALALVLPVWASAVIVAAVLFVVAGIAAAVSRKQAQEVPPPTNEALDSVKMDIDEIKAARHGSRT, from the coding sequence ATGACCGAACCGAGATCGGAACCTTCAGTGGGCCAGCTGGTCAGTCAGCTTTCCGAGCAGACGTCACGGCTGGTGCGCGACGAGATGCGCCTCGCGCAGAAGGAATTGCAGCAGTCGGTCAAGCATGCCGGCATCGGCGCCGGCATGATCGGCGCCGCAGGGTTGCTGGCGGTTCTGGGCCTGGCGACGTTGATCGCGGGCGCAGTGGCTGCGCTGGCGCTCGTGCTGCCGGTGTGGGCGTCGGCGGTGATCGTCGCGGCCGTGTTGTTCGTGGTCGCCGGGATCGCGGCGGCGGTGAGCCGCAAGCAGGCGCAGGAAGTCCCACCTCCCACGAACGAGGCGCTGGACAGCGTGAAGATGGACATCGACGAGATCAAGGCGGCCCGACATGGCAGCAGAACCTGA
- a CDS encoding DUF3618 domain-containing protein, translating to MAAEPDPQPGPDAGIEELQADIERTRGELGDTVAALSDKMDVKTRTQNRIHEVADHAKAEPAVPVAAVLAAAAAVGLLVWLRRRRSR from the coding sequence ATGGCAGCAGAACCTGACCCGCAGCCGGGTCCCGACGCCGGCATCGAAGAACTGCAGGCCGACATCGAGCGCACCCGCGGGGAGCTCGGTGACACCGTAGCGGCGTTGTCGGACAAGATGGACGTCAAAACCCGCACCCAGAACCGCATTCACGAGGTCGCCGACCACGCCAAAGCCGAACCGGCCGTTCCGGTGGCAGCCGTGCTGGCGGCCGCGGCCGCGGTCGGTCTGCTGGTGTGGCTGCGGCGGCGCCGCTCCCGCTGA
- a CDS encoding TetR/AcrR family transcriptional regulator, with product MATKSTGQRTSTPFGRDEVAAAVLEAASDLFAEKGPAATSIREVAARSKVNHGLVFRHFGAKDNLVGAVLDHLAGRITAQIESQASGAEVEEALIRHAKVVARAILDGYPVGELQSSFPTLARLLDEIRPNFDTDVQARLAAANISALQLGWYLFRPFLQGAMALEPAGEDAVRASIADVVAEIGRTETR from the coding sequence GTGGCTACGAAGTCGACGGGGCAGCGCACCTCAACTCCGTTCGGGCGCGACGAGGTCGCCGCGGCGGTGCTGGAGGCCGCGTCCGACCTGTTCGCCGAGAAGGGGCCGGCCGCGACGTCGATCCGCGAGGTCGCCGCCCGCTCGAAGGTCAACCACGGTCTGGTGTTCCGCCACTTCGGCGCCAAGGACAACCTCGTCGGTGCCGTGCTGGACCATCTCGCCGGGCGGATCACCGCTCAGATCGAATCGCAGGCGTCGGGCGCCGAGGTCGAGGAGGCGTTGATCCGCCACGCGAAAGTGGTGGCACGCGCGATCCTGGACGGCTATCCGGTAGGCGAGTTGCAGTCCAGCTTCCCCACCCTGGCCCGACTGCTCGACGAGATCCGACCCAACTTCGACACCGACGTCCAGGCGCGGCTGGCGGCCGCCAACATCAGCGCACTGCAGCTGGGCTGGTACCTGTTCCGGCCCTTCCTGCAGGGCGCCATGGCGTTGGAACCGGCGGGTGAGGACGCCGTCCGCGCCTCGATCGCCGATGTCGTCGCCGAGATCGGCCGCACCGAAACCCGTTGA